The Osmia lignaria lignaria isolate PbOS001 chromosome 14, iyOsmLign1, whole genome shotgun sequence genome has a window encoding:
- the LOC117607310 gene encoding nitric oxide-associated protein 1 — translation MYISGIRPWLYQPHSQEVYRTLKFRYFKQKCLSRNIQSQADPKVLALREKLLYCDYLDLHKVRMGFKTRQKVYIQEKRFKEKLHFEKLAYEPVYSVMLDNVQQKDNQESLQKEEHDANVDNKKAGPLYMPYARTDSYEIVDDVELDDTINETSLDEKYLEAKKNYSNDRNSLEVEQDVENDTNNALPEGELWKVPPNWMMDYEQYDDTPLYSEWYKNYGTSDPSSKSSSIPCSGCGALLHCKDPAFPGFIPSELFSRKKEEDLKLMICQRCHFLKYYKAALKVNISIEDYPKLLKVIKNKKCAIILVVDLTDFPCSIWPDLKSILHPFTPIFLVGNKIDLLPIDSSSGIFLNHVKQLLTDTVVDITGVSRQNITHVELISAQTKFGVERLINKLQHKWATRGDVYLVGCTNVGKSTLFNTLLNSDYCKAQAIDLIPRATVSPWPGTTLNLLKFPLLYPSSERLQLRIKRLQKERQPKQEWLEIRKAEFKKTRDIKYATLTDFVGRTFSQRSTTVTFDPFGEESHKFMTRKPTLDESKEEYKDSRWCYDTPGTVQRDQILDLLTIDELVLTLPKITMSPRTFDLKPKQTVFVAGLGRLDYLDGEYHIRCTLFSNSRLPITICYTSDADEVYSRLLETEAFVVPTNDPERLKVWPKFESKEFKVTGLDKQSAADVVLSNAGWIAITPYVNENVELRAWTPQGRGIYLRTPALLRRSVLLRGWKAPGTPLYLLGRKAYV, via the exons ATGTATATATCAGGAATTAGACCTTGGTTGTATCAACCACATTCGCAAGAAGTTTATCGCACTTTGAAATTTCGATATTTTAAGCAGAAATGTTTGTCGAGAAATATTCAATCTCAGGCGGATCCAAAGGTCCTAGCTCTACGTGAGAAATTATTGTATTGCGATTATTTGGATCTGCACAAAGTGCGAATGGGATTTAAGACACGTCAGAAAGTGTACATTCAAGAGAAGCGgttcaaagaaaaattacattttgAAAAGCTGGCTTACGAGCCTGTGTATAGCGTTATGCTCGACAATGTACAGCAAAAGGATAATCAAGAATCCTTACAAAAAGAAGAACACGATGCAAACGTAGATAATAAGAAAGCGGGACCTTTGTATATGCCATACGCGAGAACAGATTCGTATGAAATTGTCGACGACGTAGAGTTGGATGATACGATAAACGAAACTTCTTTAGATGAAAAGTACTTAGAggcaaagaaaaattattcgaaCGATCGAAATTCGTTAGAGGTAGAACAGGACGTGGAAAATGACACAAACAATGCGTTACCAGAAGGAGAGTTGTGGAAAGTTCCACCAAATTGGATGATGGATTATGAACAATACGATGATACTCCACTCTATTCAGAGTGGTACAAAAATTATGGTACATCTGATCCTAGTTCTAAAAGTAGCTCTATTCCGTGCAGTGGATGCGGTGCGTTATTGCACTGTAAAGATCCAGCATTCCCTGGATTTATACCATCTGAATTGTTTTCtcgtaaaaaagaagaagatttgAAATTAATGATTTGTCAAAGATGCCACTTTTTAAAGTATTATAAAGCAGCTTTAAAAGTAAACATATCGATAGAAGACTATCCAAAACTgttgaaagtaattaaaaataaaaaatgtgctATTATTTTGGTAGTAGATCTAACTGACTTTCCTTGTAGCATCTGGCCAGATTTGAAAAGTATCTTGCACCCCTTTACTCCTATATTTCTAGTTGGCAACAAGATTGATTTGCTACCAATAGATTCTTCTTCTGGTATATTCTTGAACCATGTCAAGCAGCTATTAACAGACACAGTTGTAGATATAACTGGAGTATCAAGACAGAATATTACACACGTGGAACTTATATCTGCTCAGACTAAATTTGGTGTGGAACGACTCATAAACAAGTTGCAACACAAATGGGCAACCAGAG GTGATGTTTACTTAGTTGGCTGTACAAATGTTGGAAAGTCCACCTTGTTCAATACTTTATTAAATTCTGATTATTGTAAAGCACAAGCGATTGATCTTATACCACGCGCTACTGTCTCTCCTTGGCCAGGAACAACgttaaatttattaaagtttCCACTTTTATATCCAAGTTCTGAGAGGCTACAATTAAGAATAAAAAGACTTCAAAAGGAACGACAGCCTAAACAGGAATGGTTAGAGATTAGAAAAGCAGAGTTTAAGAAAACAAGGGATATTAAGTACGCGACTTTAACAg ATTTTGTTGGACGTACCTTCTCCCAGAGATCAACAACCGTGACGTTCGATCCTTTTGGAGAGGAATCGCACAAGTTTATGACAAGGAAGCCTACGCTAGACGAATCTAAAGAAGAGTATAAAGATAGTCGATGGTGCTACGATACTCCGGGTACTGTACAAAGGGACCAAATACTTGATTTGCTAACGATCGACGAACTGGTGCTAACTTTACCAAAGATTACTATGTCACCAAGAACATTTGATCTTAAACCGAAACAAACCGTATTCGTGGCTGGTTTAGGAAGACTAGATTATCTGGATGGAGAATATCATATACG GTGTACGCTATTTTCGAATAGCAGGTTACCCATAACGATATGTTACACCTCTGATGCAGACGAAGTGTATAGTCGATTGTTGGAAACCGAAGCCTTTGTTGTGCCAACGAACGATCCAGAACGATTAAAAGTTTGGCCGAAATTCGAGTCGAAAGAATTTAAAGTGACTGGCCTCGATAAGCAATCTGCCGCTGACGTTGTCTTGTCCAATGCGG GTTGGATCGCGATCACCCCATACGTAAACGAAAATGTTGAATTGAGAGCGTGGACGCCACAAGGCCGTGGTATATATTTAAGGACGCCGGCGCTATTGAGAAGATCGGTGCTTCTTCGTGGCTGGAAAGCACCAGGAACTCCACTGTATTTACTAGGACGAAAAGCATACGTATAA